One window from the genome of Gimesia aquarii encodes:
- the rdgB gene encoding RdgB/HAM1 family non-canonical purine NTP pyrophosphatase, translating into MPHLPIIILASRNQKKVGEISDLLRPHGIQVQCVIDFPDVPEVVEDGTTFGENAAKKASEVARATSQWTIGEDSGLMIDALNGAPGIYSARFSGEGASDEQNNAKMIQELQNAPAEKRTAAYICNVALSNPQGEICLQTQASCRGRITEAPRGQNGFGYDPYFEIIELHKTFGELAPIVKQHLSHRARAFERFIPQVVDLFRHEFSHD; encoded by the coding sequence ATGCCCCATCTTCCCATCATCATATTAGCCAGTCGAAATCAAAAAAAAGTTGGTGAAATTTCAGATCTATTACGACCACATGGTATCCAGGTGCAATGTGTGATCGATTTCCCTGATGTACCCGAGGTTGTAGAAGACGGCACCACGTTTGGAGAAAATGCAGCTAAAAAAGCATCTGAGGTCGCACGCGCCACTTCCCAGTGGACGATTGGTGAAGACAGTGGATTAATGATTGACGCACTGAATGGTGCACCGGGGATATATTCAGCACGATTCAGTGGAGAAGGTGCATCTGATGAACAGAACAATGCCAAAATGATTCAGGAACTGCAGAACGCACCCGCAGAAAAACGTACCGCCGCTTATATCTGCAATGTCGCGTTATCTAATCCGCAAGGAGAAATTTGCTTACAGACACAGGCCAGTTGTCGAGGACGTATCACTGAGGCTCCACGAGGGCAAAACGGATTCGGTTATGACCCTTATTTTGAAATTATTGAACTGCATAAAACCTTCGGCGAGCTAGCACCAATTGTCAAACAGCATCTTAGTCATCGAGCGCGGGCCTTTGAACGATTCATTCCACAGGTCGTCGATTTGTTCCGCCACGAATTCAGTCACGACTGA
- a CDS encoding DUF1559 domain-containing protein: MQRHVRKRGFTLIELLVVIAIIAILIALLLPAVQQAREAARRSTCKNNLKQIGLALHNYHDAHSVFPYSVSHAHSITSGSANHPIGLNHRGWLLLLPYIDQAPLYNQFNFSLAASTGAPSAKPVPGGLLPGSPGNANDLVISRIIPAFMCPSDDNVTHYTSTTSAHYSIAPGSSTQTAAHTNYDFSVTRTSSSASIWSQESRTTRRMFGLDACSRVRDVKDGMSNTVAVAETTRWTYNGVSATWGHAKWVGHGVDLTYSRGINWWPCCSWDSPPFQRPTGPGRLGDWSTVGSLHTGGAHVLLGDGAVRFISENIDATTRNNLAYIADGNPLGEF; the protein is encoded by the coding sequence ATGCAACGGCATGTAAGAAAACGTGGGTTCACTTTAATTGAACTCCTAGTCGTCATTGCCATCATTGCGATCTTAATTGCTCTATTGTTGCCAGCAGTGCAACAAGCACGTGAGGCCGCACGCCGTTCAACTTGTAAAAACAATTTGAAACAAATTGGGCTTGCTTTACACAACTACCATGACGCCCATTCTGTTTTTCCTTACTCAGTCTCGCACGCTCACAGTATTACATCTGGGTCTGCAAACCATCCTATTGGTCTTAACCATCGTGGATGGTTGCTATTATTACCATACATCGATCAGGCTCCCTTATACAATCAGTTCAATTTCAGTTTAGCAGCAAGTACAGGAGCACCCTCTGCAAAGCCAGTACCAGGTGGATTACTGCCCGGGTCACCAGGTAACGCGAATGATTTGGTTATCTCAAGGATCATTCCCGCATTTATGTGCCCTTCAGATGATAATGTCACACATTATACTTCAACGACTAGCGCTCATTATTCAATTGCTCCCGGAAGCTCAACTCAAACCGCTGCTCATACAAACTATGATTTCAGTGTCACACGAACATCCAGTTCAGCAAGTATCTGGTCACAGGAATCGAGAACCACTCGTCGGATGTTTGGTCTTGATGCTTGTAGTCGAGTTCGTGATGTCAAAGATGGCATGAGTAATACCGTTGCAGTCGCAGAAACCACTCGTTGGACTTATAACGGAGTATCGGCTACATGGGGGCATGCGAAGTGGGTTGGCCATGGTGTCGATTTAACCTATTCACGTGGAATTAATTGGTGGCCCTGCTGTTCTTGGGATTCACCACCATTTCAACGTCCCACAGGGCCAGGAAGGCTTGGCGACTGGTCTACCGTTGGTAGCTTACACACCGGTGGAGCCCATGTATTGTTGGGAGATGGTGCGGTCAGATTCATTAGTGAAAATATTGATGCTACCACACGAAATAACCTGGCCTACATTGCAGATGGAAATCCACTTGGAGAATTCTAA
- a CDS encoding type IV pilus twitching motility protein PilT: MATTVPAKPKDISPITGRAENDIDKVFRQLIKHGGSDLHMQVGKAPILRVKGTLRELQMEPISKDQMMALFTPMMDERNTKIFHDEGGADFSYVVEHDGEPWRFRVNLFIQLGFPGMVSRKIERSIPNFEGLYLPPVMESLCKFDQGMVLLAGVTGSGKSTTIASMLNWVNDNYRKHILTIEDPIEFVYTQNKCLINQREVGIDVKDFEIAMKHAVRQDPDIMLVGEMRDMETFSTAIHAAETGHLVFGTIHASNAPSCIGRILDLFPQDMHKALRGSLAFNMRAIVAQKLLKTIVDAPGRVPIVEIMTFNPTVRKLVLEEEDEKLAAAIRIGKDEGMQQFNDSLKGFIDQEFISRADAFEISPNVEELKMVLKGIDVKGAAIL; the protein is encoded by the coding sequence ATGGCGACAACCGTTCCTGCAAAACCAAAAGATATTTCACCCATCACGGGACGCGCAGAAAACGATATCGATAAAGTCTTCCGTCAACTAATCAAGCATGGCGGTTCTGACTTACACATGCAAGTGGGGAAGGCACCGATTCTACGTGTCAAAGGAACCTTGCGTGAATTACAAATGGAGCCCATATCTAAAGATCAGATGATGGCTCTCTTCACCCCCATGATGGATGAAAGAAATACAAAAATCTTTCACGATGAAGGGGGAGCTGACTTCTCTTACGTCGTGGAACACGATGGCGAGCCTTGGCGTTTCCGTGTGAACTTATTTATTCAATTGGGTTTTCCGGGAATGGTTTCACGTAAAATTGAACGCTCCATCCCCAACTTTGAAGGTTTATATCTACCTCCAGTCATGGAGTCACTTTGTAAGTTTGACCAGGGAATGGTCCTGTTAGCTGGGGTGACCGGTAGTGGTAAAAGTACCACGATTGCTTCAATGCTGAACTGGGTCAACGACAATTATCGTAAACATATTTTGACGATTGAAGATCCGATCGAATTCGTTTACACGCAGAACAAATGCTTAATCAATCAACGCGAAGTCGGTATCGACGTCAAAGACTTTGAAATCGCAATGAAGCATGCCGTGCGTCAGGACCCTGACATCATGCTGGTAGGCGAAATGCGTGACATGGAAACATTTTCAACTGCGATCCATGCAGCAGAAACAGGGCACTTGGTATTCGGTACAATTCACGCATCTAACGCCCCCAGTTGTATTGGTCGTATCCTTGACTTGTTTCCCCAGGATATGCACAAAGCGCTCAGAGGAAGTCTGGCATTTAACATGCGAGCAATTGTTGCCCAAAAACTTCTGAAAACGATCGTCGACGCACCAGGGCGTGTACCCATTGTAGAAATCATGACTTTCAATCCTACCGTCAGAAAACTGGTACTGGAAGAAGAAGACGAAAAATTGGCTGCCGCCATCCGCATCGGTAAAGATGAAGGAATGCAACAATTTAATGATAGCTTGAAAGGGTTTATTGATCAGGAATTCATTAGTCGTGCAGATGCATTTGAAATTTCACCAAATGTCGAAGAGTTGAAGATGGTTCTGAAAGGCATCGACGTCAAAGGGGCTGCAATTTTGTAA
- a CDS encoding PVC-type heme-binding CxxCH protein has protein sequence MSHRLLFLLTISQIITTFTISQAAPPIPPPNNKGGEFFNPADSLKKFTVPQDLKIEQVLAEPHVKQPIFQNFDERGRMWVINYLQYPYPEGLRVLSKDKHLRAVYDKVPLPPPHHERGADKITIHEDTDGDGKYDKHKTFIDGLNIASSFVKGRGGVWVLNPPYLLFYPDHNNDDVPDGDPVVHLEGFGLEDTHSVVNSLRWGPDGWLYSSQGSTVSGKVKKPGQKDKEAIASLGQLIWRYHPEKKIYEIFAEGGGNAFGVEVDKKGRIYSGHNGGNTRGFHYTQGSYYQKGFGKHGPLSNPYAFGYFQAMKHAKVPRFTHNFIIYEANTLPSKYHGHLFGIEPLQGRVVESQISDDGSSYKTEDLQRPVATTDKRFRPVDIKLGPDGAVYFCDMYEPQIAHLQHYQGNVEKGDGRIYRINAKDAKPVAPFDLGKKTSLELIAVLDHPNKWYRQQALRLFGDRKDATVIPALKQKLFDSEGQSALEALWALNLSGGLDEKIARRSLQHKDPFVRAWTIRLLCDENQVPAKIGQQLTALALTEPHVQVRSQLASSSKRLPAEIGLPIAFNLLSRSEDLEDIHLPLILWWSLEKRVAKNREALLAYFSKVEVWQYPLVEKYILERMIRRFASTGSRNDLIICAKLLELAPEKSHAEILMSGFETAMKGRSQTSFPKALVIAMSKYGGQSISLGIRQGDKAAITKALKVVADSKADNQKRLDYIQIFGEVKVPQCIPVLLKIIKTSSDLQMQIASINALQQYPDETIGKVVTAQYPEMSDDLRSAAQTLVSIRKPWTREFLTALDAGKINKETVPVETARKMTVYSDVNIANLISKHFGSISGATTEEMQKQIAAYQQTLETSKESPDRYAGEKLFQKHCGKCHKLFGEGGEIGPDLTAFKRDDVGRMLVNIVNPSAEIREGYETFLVVTEDGRTVNGFLADQDNNVIVMRSADGQSITIERNNIDEMLPQKKSLMPEGLFNKLTEKEIRDLFSYLRSSQPLP, from the coding sequence ATGAGCCATCGATTGCTCTTTCTGCTTACGATCTCACAAATCATAACTACGTTCACAATCAGTCAGGCTGCGCCGCCAATACCACCTCCGAATAACAAAGGAGGAGAATTTTTCAACCCAGCAGATTCACTAAAAAAATTCACTGTTCCCCAAGACCTCAAAATTGAACAGGTGCTGGCTGAACCGCATGTTAAACAGCCCATTTTTCAAAACTTCGACGAACGGGGGCGAATGTGGGTTATTAACTACCTGCAGTACCCCTACCCTGAAGGCCTTCGAGTTCTTAGCAAGGACAAACATCTGCGCGCTGTTTACGATAAGGTTCCCTTACCACCTCCTCATCACGAACGGGGTGCCGACAAAATTACAATTCATGAAGATACCGACGGCGATGGCAAATACGACAAACATAAAACGTTTATCGATGGCTTGAATATTGCCTCTTCATTCGTCAAAGGACGTGGCGGTGTCTGGGTCTTAAATCCTCCTTATCTGTTGTTTTATCCTGATCATAACAACGACGATGTTCCCGATGGTGACCCTGTTGTCCATCTCGAAGGCTTCGGTCTGGAAGACACCCACTCTGTAGTCAATAGTTTACGTTGGGGGCCCGATGGTTGGCTGTATTCCTCACAAGGAAGTACAGTCTCTGGCAAAGTGAAAAAACCCGGACAAAAAGATAAAGAAGCCATCGCTTCTCTCGGTCAGTTGATCTGGCGATATCATCCTGAAAAGAAAATTTATGAGATATTTGCTGAAGGGGGTGGTAATGCCTTTGGTGTGGAAGTCGATAAGAAAGGTCGTATCTATTCAGGACACAACGGCGGAAATACACGTGGCTTTCATTATACGCAAGGCAGCTATTACCAGAAAGGATTCGGAAAACACGGACCTCTTTCAAATCCTTATGCATTTGGTTATTTCCAGGCGATGAAGCACGCTAAGGTCCCCCGCTTCACACATAACTTTATTATCTATGAAGCCAATACACTTCCTTCAAAATATCACGGCCATTTATTCGGAATCGAACCTCTACAAGGCCGCGTAGTCGAAAGCCAAATCTCCGATGATGGATCTTCCTATAAAACAGAAGACTTACAGCGCCCCGTGGCTACCACTGATAAACGTTTTCGGCCCGTCGATATCAAACTTGGTCCTGATGGTGCGGTTTATTTTTGTGATATGTATGAACCACAGATTGCCCACCTTCAGCACTACCAAGGCAATGTGGAAAAAGGAGATGGCCGTATCTATCGGATCAACGCCAAAGATGCCAAGCCTGTTGCTCCCTTTGACCTAGGTAAAAAAACTTCACTGGAGTTGATTGCAGTTCTGGACCATCCCAACAAATGGTATCGCCAACAGGCCTTACGCCTGTTTGGAGATCGAAAAGACGCTACCGTTATTCCCGCTTTAAAACAGAAACTGTTCGATTCGGAGGGACAATCAGCATTAGAAGCACTCTGGGCTCTGAACCTGAGTGGCGGGCTGGATGAAAAGATAGCCCGCAGATCCTTACAGCATAAAGACCCTTTCGTCCGCGCTTGGACCATCAGACTATTATGTGATGAAAACCAGGTCCCAGCAAAAATCGGGCAGCAATTGACTGCTCTTGCTTTAACGGAACCACACGTACAAGTCCGTAGTCAACTTGCCAGTTCATCCAAACGGCTTCCCGCAGAAATCGGGCTACCCATCGCCTTTAATCTACTAAGCCGTTCAGAAGACCTTGAAGATATTCATCTTCCTCTCATCCTGTGGTGGTCATTGGAAAAGCGGGTTGCAAAAAATCGAGAAGCATTGCTGGCTTACTTTTCAAAAGTGGAAGTCTGGCAATATCCACTCGTCGAAAAATATATTCTGGAACGCATGATACGTCGGTTTGCTTCCACAGGATCACGTAATGACCTGATTATTTGCGCAAAGTTGTTGGAATTGGCACCAGAAAAATCGCATGCTGAAATTCTCATGTCAGGCTTTGAAACGGCAATGAAAGGTCGATCTCAAACCAGCTTCCCCAAAGCACTGGTCATTGCGATGTCAAAATATGGTGGGCAATCCATCTCCTTAGGTATTCGCCAGGGTGACAAGGCTGCCATTACAAAGGCATTAAAAGTCGTAGCAGATTCCAAAGCCGATAATCAAAAGCGACTCGATTACATCCAGATTTTTGGTGAAGTGAAAGTACCACAATGTATTCCCGTGCTTTTAAAAATTATCAAAACATCAAGCGACTTGCAGATGCAGATCGCCTCAATCAATGCTCTGCAGCAATATCCGGACGAAACAATCGGTAAGGTCGTTACCGCTCAGTATCCGGAAATGTCGGACGATTTACGCAGCGCTGCTCAGACACTGGTTTCAATCCGTAAACCCTGGACGCGCGAATTCTTAACGGCTCTTGACGCGGGAAAAATCAACAAAGAAACAGTACCAGTTGAAACAGCGCGTAAAATGACCGTTTATAGTGATGTAAACATTGCCAACCTCATCTCCAAGCATTTTGGCTCTATTTCTGGAGCGACAACCGAAGAAATGCAAAAACAAATTGCCGCCTATCAACAAACTCTAGAGACATCTAAAGAATCTCCTGATCGTTATGCTGGAGAAAAACTGTTTCAGAAGCATTGCGGAAAATGTCATAAACTGTTTGGTGAAGGAGGTGAAATCGGCCCAGACCTGACTGCCTTCAAACGCGATGATGTCGGACGAATGCTGGTCAATATTGTAAATCCCTCTGCTGAAATTCGCGAAGGATATGAAACGTTCCTGGTAGTCACAGAAGATGGCCGAACTGTCAATGGATTCCTTGCAGATCAAGACAACAATGTGATCGTGATGCGTAGTGCCGATGGCCAGAGTATCACGATTGAACGTAACAATATTGACGAAATGCTGCCACAAAAAAAATCATTGATGCCAGAAGGACTGTTTAACAAACTCACCGAAAAAGAAATCCGCGATCTGTTTAGCTATTTGCGCAGTTCACAACCACTACCGTAG
- a CDS encoding metallophosphoesterase family protein — protein MRILVVSDIHSNWIALSSIQEDFDYCLCIGDLVDYGTDPLPCIEWVKQNATACVRGNHDHAVAQRVEAKGATGFRKLACETRPFHWELLDRVRMKYLARLPITQQITIEGVTFYLVHGTPRDPLDEYLNGNEAGWKARLQSIHADFVCVGHTHLPFHLDLGDKQVVNPGSVGQPRDGDPRCSYAIIEDGKVFLKRQEYDVQAAIRQMEEAGLIGEALEMASGVLMNGRMS, from the coding sequence ATGCGCATACTTGTAGTATCTGACATTCATTCGAATTGGATAGCCCTCTCTTCGATCCAGGAAGACTTTGATTATTGTTTGTGTATCGGAGATCTGGTTGATTACGGGACCGATCCGTTACCTTGTATAGAATGGGTAAAACAGAACGCAACGGCTTGTGTGCGAGGCAATCACGATCATGCGGTGGCTCAGCGGGTCGAAGCAAAAGGAGCAACTGGATTTCGAAAGCTGGCGTGTGAAACCCGTCCCTTCCACTGGGAGTTACTAGACCGAGTCAGAATGAAGTATCTGGCACGATTGCCTATTACGCAGCAAATTACCATTGAGGGAGTGACATTCTACCTCGTTCATGGAACCCCCCGCGATCCACTCGATGAATACTTGAATGGCAACGAAGCTGGCTGGAAAGCACGATTGCAAAGTATCCATGCTGACTTTGTCTGCGTCGGGCATACTCATTTACCGTTTCATCTCGATCTCGGTGATAAACAAGTTGTTAATCCGGGAAGTGTAGGTCAGCCTCGAGACGGTGATCCTCGTTGTTCATATGCCATCATTGAAGATGGAAAAGTTTTCTTGAAGCGACAGGAATACGATGTCCAGGCTGCCATTCGTCAGATGGAAGAAGCTGGATTAATAGGAGAGGCGCTGGAAATGGCTTCCGGAGTTCTCATGAACGGTCGCATGTCTTGA
- the hisF gene encoding imidazole glycerol phosphate synthase subunit HisF yields MLAKRIIPCLDVHAGRVVKGVNFINLQDAGDPVEVAARYEEQGADELVFLDITASHEERNIILDIVRRTSEVIFMPLTVGGGIRTLDDIRALLSAGCDKVSINSSAVKDPELIKEAALRFGSQCIVVNIDPRRVQKAGKEFWEVHVNGGRIPTGLEAVEWAQKVEDLGAGEIVLTSMDADGTKDGYDLPMTKAVAEAVTIPVVASGGAGCPEHLYQILSEGNASAALAASIFHYGTYPVDVTKRYLAERGVPIRFKSTVS; encoded by the coding sequence ATGCTGGCTAAACGAATCATTCCATGCCTGGATGTCCATGCAGGCCGAGTTGTCAAGGGTGTAAATTTTATCAATCTTCAAGACGCTGGTGATCCCGTCGAAGTCGCCGCGCGCTATGAAGAACAAGGGGCCGATGAGCTGGTCTTTCTGGATATCACTGCCAGCCATGAAGAACGTAACATCATCCTTGACATTGTTCGGCGAACGTCTGAAGTCATTTTTATGCCCCTTACCGTTGGGGGTGGCATTCGAACTCTCGATGATATTCGCGCCTTACTGAGTGCGGGTTGTGATAAAGTTTCGATCAACTCTTCTGCCGTAAAGGATCCTGAATTAATCAAGGAAGCTGCACTACGATTTGGTAGCCAGTGTATCGTTGTAAACATTGATCCCAGACGAGTCCAAAAAGCAGGAAAAGAATTTTGGGAAGTTCATGTTAATGGAGGAAGAATTCCTACAGGGCTCGAAGCCGTCGAATGGGCTCAGAAAGTGGAAGATCTTGGCGCAGGCGAAATTGTTTTGACATCGATGGATGCCGATGGAACCAAAGACGGCTACGATCTACCGATGACCAAGGCCGTTGCAGAAGCAGTTACGATTCCTGTTGTTGCTAGTGGTGGTGCCGGTTGCCCTGAACACTTATATCAAATTCTCTCTGAAGGAAATGCTAGCGCCGCTCTGGCTGCGAGTATCTTTCATTATGGTACTTACCCAGTTGATGTCACAAAACGCTATCTGGCTGAACGGGGTGTTCCAATTCGCTTTAAAAGCACCGTTTCCTAA
- a CDS encoding carboxypeptidase regulatory-like domain-containing protein, whose translation MLHNRLLLSCLFFCLIGCGGTSENTLEVYPVSGAVTVDGEALPNVSVTFFPEKPTKGNGGFGATDETGNFTLKDRDQRDGVAEGTYRVLFTRLVKADGTPIGSDQMAADVEAKNSLPEKYNDPGQSPMTATVTKSNEPFKFELKTK comes from the coding sequence ATGTTGCACAATCGACTATTATTGAGCTGTTTATTTTTCTGCCTGATTGGATGTGGCGGTACAAGTGAAAACACCTTGGAAGTCTACCCTGTGAGTGGGGCCGTAACCGTTGATGGGGAGGCATTACCGAATGTTTCAGTTACTTTTTTCCCTGAGAAACCGACGAAAGGTAATGGTGGTTTTGGAGCCACGGATGAGACTGGTAATTTTACACTCAAAGATCGTGATCAACGTGATGGTGTTGCGGAAGGAACTTATCGGGTCTTATTCACGCGTCTGGTAAAGGCTGACGGGACTCCCATTGGAAGTGATCAAATGGCAGCAGATGTTGAAGCAAAGAATTCACTTCCTGAGAAATATAATGATCCTGGCCAATCTCCAATGACAGCTACAGTCACGAAATCAAACGAGCCTTTCAAATTTGAGTTGAAAACGAAGTAA
- a CDS encoding class II fumarate hydratase, with product MSGFRTERDSMGEVQVPAEAYYGAQTQRAVENFQISGNTLPPSLIHAMGQVKLAAAHANRDLGKLSGTGKNPLSETQIEALISAATEVAAGKFDDQFPIDVYQTGSGTSSNMNVNEVISNRAIEILDEDRFAPEKSVHPNDHVNMGQSTNDTFPTAIHVAVASSIHHQLIPGLEKFADSLKQKAKEWDQIIKIGRTHLADATPLRLGQEFGGFARQLELCVERAKRAAAAVYELPVGGTAVGSGINTHPEFGHRVSLELAKLTGIAFVEASNHFEANAQRDGLVECHAELKTIATTLFNVSNNIRWLGSGPRCGFYEVKIPDLQPGSSIMPGKVNPVMCESMMQATTRVIGNDQTITMSGAAGGQFQLNIMMPMMGFTALESIHLLANSSNEFVKLCCDHMEANKEACNAAVENSLSMVTSLNPHIGYEKASALAKEAFKSGKTIRELCTEQKILPDETLREALDPMSMTEPQA from the coding sequence ATGTCGGGGTTTCGAACCGAACGCGATTCAATGGGTGAAGTGCAAGTTCCCGCAGAGGCCTATTATGGCGCGCAGACTCAACGAGCCGTTGAGAATTTTCAAATCTCCGGTAATACTCTGCCTCCCAGCCTGATTCATGCAATGGGGCAGGTCAAACTCGCAGCCGCCCATGCCAACCGCGATTTAGGAAAATTATCGGGAACTGGCAAAAATCCCCTTTCTGAAACACAGATAGAAGCTCTTATCTCAGCAGCAACGGAAGTGGCTGCAGGCAAATTTGATGATCAATTCCCCATCGACGTCTATCAGACCGGTTCAGGAACGTCGAGTAATATGAATGTGAACGAAGTCATTAGTAACCGCGCTATTGAGATTCTGGACGAAGACCGATTTGCACCTGAAAAATCTGTCCATCCAAACGATCATGTCAACATGGGGCAAAGTACAAATGATACGTTCCCCACCGCTATCCATGTCGCAGTCGCTTCCAGTATTCATCATCAACTGATCCCTGGATTAGAAAAATTTGCTGACAGTCTTAAACAAAAGGCGAAGGAGTGGGATCAAATAATCAAAATTGGTAGGACCCACTTGGCCGATGCGACTCCGCTACGCTTAGGACAAGAATTCGGTGGTTTTGCCCGCCAACTGGAATTGTGTGTCGAACGTGCCAAGCGGGCAGCAGCTGCCGTTTATGAGCTGCCAGTGGGAGGCACTGCCGTTGGATCGGGAATTAACACTCATCCAGAATTTGGACACCGTGTCAGTCTCGAGTTGGCCAAGCTAACAGGCATTGCTTTCGTCGAGGCTTCCAACCATTTTGAAGCCAATGCACAAAGAGATGGACTAGTAGAATGTCATGCTGAATTGAAAACGATTGCCACAACTCTCTTTAATGTTTCTAACAACATTCGCTGGTTAGGCTCGGGACCTCGCTGTGGTTTTTATGAAGTCAAAATTCCTGACCTGCAACCAGGCAGCTCCATCATGCCTGGAAAAGTCAATCCCGTGATGTGTGAAAGTATGATGCAGGCGACCACACGTGTGATTGGTAACGACCAAACGATTACGATGTCTGGCGCAGCGGGTGGCCAATTTCAATTGAATATCATGATGCCTATGATGGGATTCACAGCTTTAGAGAGCATCCATCTGTTAGCAAATTCCAGTAATGAATTTGTGAAACTCTGTTGTGATCATATGGAAGCCAACAAAGAAGCCTGCAATGCAGCAGTCGAAAACAGCCTCTCAATGGTAACCAGCCTGAACCCACATATTGGTTACGAGAAAGCTTCTGCCTTAGCCAAAGAAGCCTTCAAATCAGGTAAAACCATTCGTGAACTTTGCACCGAACAAAAAATACTGCCAGATGAAACATTACGAGAAGCCCTTGACCCCATGAGTATGACTGAACCGCAAGCTTAG
- a CDS encoding SMP-30/gluconolactonase/LRE family protein: protein MMNKQLTLAIIGLCFGSQIVLGQDQNDTRQEIHPLPKTVAPDAKLQEEYAAKAFFEGPTWDPLGKRLYFTSFVDKESKILRLERRGKVMVWLDHTKGINGTYLSNEGRMLGAQAYGQHVMSYGFGKSGPSETIVVAQNSMWNQPNDVCQTPNGNIYFTDPDFKHRKTSAVYVRTTDGTVKKIITTIPVPNGVIAANDGKTLYVGDSHEKLWKSFPIKADGSVGEGKVFFNPDTKRQDSPDGMTIDSKGNLYLSGRGGVWVASPQGESLGLIPVPEFCSNVTFGGEEGKTLFLTCSNKVYSLKMDVKGAQFP, encoded by the coding sequence ATGATGAACAAACAATTGACGCTCGCGATCATAGGTTTGTGTTTTGGCTCTCAGATCGTTTTGGGCCAAGATCAAAATGATACTAGACAAGAAATACATCCCTTGCCTAAGACAGTAGCACCGGATGCAAAGCTTCAAGAAGAGTATGCTGCCAAAGCATTCTTTGAAGGACCAACTTGGGATCCATTAGGAAAGAGATTGTATTTTACTTCGTTTGTTGACAAAGAGTCTAAGATTTTGCGGTTGGAAAGGCGAGGAAAAGTGATGGTATGGCTCGATCATACCAAAGGGATCAATGGAACCTATCTTTCTAATGAGGGACGCATGCTCGGAGCGCAGGCATATGGCCAACATGTGATGAGCTATGGATTTGGTAAGTCTGGTCCGAGTGAGACAATTGTTGTGGCTCAAAATTCGATGTGGAATCAGCCCAATGATGTCTGTCAAACTCCGAATGGAAATATTTATTTTACAGATCCTGATTTTAAGCATCGCAAAACGAGTGCTGTTTATGTGAGAACGACTGATGGAACGGTCAAAAAAATTATTACTACGATACCGGTTCCTAATGGAGTGATTGCCGCCAACGATGGCAAGACGCTTTACGTAGGTGATAGTCACGAAAAGCTTTGGAAGAGTTTTCCCATCAAAGCAGATGGAAGCGTTGGGGAAGGCAAAGTGTTTTTCAATCCTGATACGAAGCGACAAGATTCTCCCGATGGTATGACAATCGATTCTAAGGGTAACCTGTATCTTTCGGGACGAGGCGGGGTCTGGGTGGCAAGCCCCCAGGGAGAATCTTTAGGACTGATTCCCGTTCCTGAATTTTGTTCGAATGTGACCTTTGGAGGAGAAGAGGGAAAAACGTTGTTTCTCACCTGTTCTAATAAAGTTTATAGTTTAAAAATGGATGTCAAAGGCGCTCAGTTTCCATAA